One Aquarana catesbeiana isolate 2022-GZ linkage group LG11, ASM4218655v1, whole genome shotgun sequence genomic window carries:
- the LOC141111648 gene encoding chymotrypsin A-like, whose protein sequence is MTLFGLLSFIALVSAAYGCGQPAIHPVLTGYSRIVNGEEAIPGSWPWQVSLQDRTGFHFCGGSLITDEWVVTAAHCGVRTTHKVVVGEFDQRSSAENVQVKSIAKVFKHPKYSPFTVVNDITLIKLESPVTAQPQVSPVCIAEATDNFEGGMRCVTTGWGLTDSSASQTPARLQQVALPLLTNTECKKYWGNKIHDVMICAGADGASSCMGDSGGPLVCQKVGSWTLVGIVSWGSSTCSPSSPGVYARVTELRDFIDQTIAAN, encoded by the exons ATGACACTATTTGGTCTCCTCTCATTCATAGCACTTGTGAGTGCTGCTTATG GTTGTggtcagccagccatccatccggTCCTCACTGGATATTCCAGAATTGTGAATGGTGAGGAGGCTATTCCTGGATCCTGGCCATGGCAAGTGTCTCTTCAG GACAGAACTGGTTTTCATTTCTGTGGTGGATCTCTGATCACCGATGAATGGGTTGTTACCGCTGCACATTGTGGTGTGAG AACTACGCACAAGGTTGTTGTGGGTGAATTTGATCAACGTTCATCTGCTGAGAACGTTCAGGTTAAATCTATTGCCAAG GTCTTCAAGCACCCAAAATACAGCCCATTTACAGTCGTGAATGACATCACTCTGATCAAGCTGGAGTCTCCTGTTACTGCTCAACCACAAGTATCTCCTGTCTGTATAGCAGAGGCAACTGATAACTTTGAAGGTGGTATGAGGTGTGTCACCACTGGATGGGGACTGACTGATTCCTCTG CAAGCCAAACCCCAGCAAGGCTGCAGCAGGTAGCTCTTCCACTTCTCACTAATACCGAATGTAAGAAATACTGGGGCAACAAAATCCATGATGTGATGATCTGTGCTGGAGCTGATGGTGCCTCCTCTTGTATG GGTGACTCTGGGGGACCTCTTGTGTGCCAGAAGGTCGGAAGCTGGACATTGGTTGGCATTGTGTcctggggaagctccacttgttcccCATCATCTCCTGGAGTATATGCACGAGTCACTGAACTCAGGGACTTTATTGACCAGACCATTGCTGCCAACTAA